Sequence from the Scomber scombrus chromosome 1, fScoSco1.1, whole genome shotgun sequence genome:
aATTGGCTTCTTTGTAGTTAGGGAACCGCAGATCACAGATGGCAGTAGTTAACGCACCATCAGCCATGAGGAACACAAGTAAATACACATAATTCTCATCAATAACTAGCGGTTCAATTGATCTATGGACTGCAGTTCAAATGCTTTCGTGCTAACAGGATTGCTGTTGATCATACAGAGGACATCCCTGGCCTTTTTAGTGTGACTCACCTCCTGCCCTAATGACTTCGGCTGTCAGTGCCTGGATGTCACTGTGTCTTCAGATATACACAATTAACTAATTTCCCAGTGTCCCCCTTCAGCTTTTCATAGCTTTATTAAAGGGATCCTCTAgtcaaaaatacataaataaacttaaGCTGGCAGACCTATTTGCTTTATATAGTCATAAAATTAATCTACAACTGAGCATCAGCACCATTTAAGTATATTTTCACAATGTATTAACTATGAACATCATTAAAATTACAACTAAATATGAACAGCTATAGTCCAGCATTGAACACCTCTTAGGACCAAAAAGCAGGGCCAAAGGATAACAGTGTTGTTTCATGTAGTGTCTGTCCTATACGTTGGTCCTGAGCAGAATTAAACTCTATCATTACAGTTAGTAATGAATAATCATGGTTCCCAGATTACACATGAAGGCCAAAATATCAACTTTACACACAACATACAGCATCTCAATCTTTAGGAAGACTGCCGTGACATCTGCTGAGCATATTCATGTGTCAAATATACACCTTTATCTTTAGTCTTGTTCAAAGATAATATGATAATACTGTTTATTCAGAAATCTAAATGACAATGTTTCCCTTTGACCTCTAACCTACTGATTTATCTTCTAATCATAGTGGACATATGGTCCGTCCACTGGTCTTCAGTGTGTAAACTTACCTGAACATTTTGACAATGACCCGTTAGATGCTGGTTTGGTAATTGCTCTTCAAAATCCTTGTTAGTGACTTGTAGCTACAGCAGCTTTGTCTATTCTGTACAGTGAGCATTTCTGGTATTTTTCCAaatcattttttcttcattcataacataaaaactatcaacaacactttaaaaatgttaaatataatttttgaTTGCAAAGAGGGCTGATAAAAAGGGATTTCAGGGAACCCCCTTGTGTTACACCTCGAGATACCTCGTCCCTGCAGAAGATGAGCCAACCTGTAGGAGTCACTACCACAACCCAGTTTTCTGGCCTAAGCTGCAACCTCTAGAGGTTCATCTTAAAACGCTGGTGGTTAGCTGTTATTTCTTCAAATGAAGCCAGGGGCCACAtaaaccaatcagaaaacaactGTGTTTCAGCATTACATGCATGGGCAACTCATAAATCGCAATTTATAGATTAAAGACATGTCAAGAATACTCACCAGAATGTTTTCCACCTTTGATTGAACAGATTTgctgaaaaataaagacagtatAAATTAGTATTGACGCTGGTGTAACATGAGCGCTTGAGTctaaagtgtatttatttataaagcagagGAATGTTTGGTATGAGACGACCCTCCCTTCAGCATCTCTCAGGTCATGTATCCCACCACCATGAACACTTGCTGTCATATGTAAAAAGAGAGACGAGCACTGAGTTAACAATGTCTCGGTCAGTTTCATCCTATGTGGATTTCAACTATGATTAAAGAATACACCTTTTACTGGTGGGTTTTTAGTCATCACAttaaatcacactttttttttttaagtgaaaagaACCTTTTAGATTACACAGATACCTTTTAAGAGTTTTCCTAGGTGTTTTATTGTGATGtgtgattttaatgtaaatgcTCGTGCCTGCTGTATACTCTTCAGTAAAAGTGCAAGACAAATCACCTttttacaacaagaaatatccCACAAAAACAAGCATTACATGACGTCTATGTGCTCATTCAAAGCAACGTTGCAGAGTCAAACTAGACACATGAATAACTTCTCCAGGTTAAGTTCCTAATCTGCAGGTCAGGTCGTTGACTGTGAGACAGAAGTTACGTCGCATTTAAAGACTCTTACTCCATGACACCGGGCAGAACGAGCAGACGGCCCTAAGCCACGACAAGAACAGTTCACATTAATTCACTGTTACTAGGGGGCCAAGGATTTCCCAGCACTAAAAGGCCTTCATTAAGCTGTTTGCTAGGCAGATTTGGCAGGTACAATGAATGACACCTGATGCCAGTTTTTGCAGAGACTTGcatcagaaaaaacaaacaaacaatggaaAAAGATTAAATCAAGAGATCCTTTAAATAATGTGTGTTCATCCAGGTGTAATTCAGTCACTGATTTGGAGGCTGGAATGAAAACCAGCAGGAATTCACTACAGACTATCAGTCCACATGAACACAGAGCAATGTTGGGGTTGCAATGAACTTGCTGACCTGTCTCGTTCTACCATGATCTACTTAGCAGCAGGTCGCTGAGGCAAACATCAATATTTATACTCTAATCCTGTTAAAAGGTAAACACTTAGGGAGTGGGACAAATATTCAATATGTTATTGATGAACTGGCACCAGCGTCATGACGTATTTCTGCTGAGgcatttccttccttcattgcAGACATTTAAACTCTGAACTGTTCTGCTTTCTGGTGGTTTAGCCACAGGGCATCTTGAGgcagtttgacatttaaaacacagttcATGAGTTCGCTCACATTCTGAAGAAAAAGGCTCATTTTGGTCTGAAAATGGCCTTAAATCCAAAAAAAGGCAGACAATGTACACCAGCTACTGTAAATAAAGTAACCTTTTTCGTAAGAaatttttttcaaagaaaatcCCAAAAAACACCTAAATGAAAGGAACAGAGAGACCTAATAAGTTCAACATGTGTTTGAAACAGCAAACCAATTTATTAgaccaccaacaacaacaaaaaaggattATAAGTGGCTCTTAAACTGACTGGCATTCAACTGCATTGCATTTCATTGTTGTTAATACATTTCACTTTTACTGATTTCCTGATTTAGTCTTTTTGTATATTATTCTTTATATGAAAGCAgtaatttcatatttcattgtgGTACTGGAACTGGAATAATAATTGATTCATGGTTAATTTATCCTGTATGAAACAGGATGATCGCAGCTCCTGAGATGTAAGCATTTGctgctgatttatttttatcaactgAAGACCCAACAATGTTCAGCAGTCAATGTAAAACTTAATTATATCAGAACAATTCACCGACAGCACTTCTACGGAGCTCGAGGAACTACATAAGTGTTGGTTTCAGCGTGCCAGCAATGTTTAATGATGGAAATAGGGAAAACGTCTAGACAGGCGGGGGGAATGTAATGTAGATGAGGACTACTACTGCAGTGTCTTTAAATAATCAGTAAACAAGCACGAGATGTAGAGGAGACTGTCAGATGAGGGTACGGGTGATCTAATTCAGTGTTTTGGGACGTAAAGGAAACTCTCCATGTTCAGTGGTGGAggtaaaagtagcaataccacaatgtgaaaacaatattaaaagtAATAATCCTGCCATCAAAAGGTTACTTATGTTTAAGTATGCATGTCAGACTTATATTAATTACAATATGGAATTATTGTTAAAGATGTATTCACATTTAAGTAGCATTTTACTGTTTATCTGATAAAGTTGGAGCTAATTTAAATTGTTGAAGACACAGTTGGTTAGTTTGAACAAAGCATCATCGTATTCTAAAATctgatcaaatgttttatatatacataatctTAATCTGGAGGGTAACTATAGCTGTCACATAAATGCAGTCATATGTAGTAAATAGTATAGGCTACTACAAGTACTGTGTTGTCCTCTTATGTGCACTTGATGTTCTTATATGTACTGTACCGTATCTTTATGCAAGGTAACACACCAGCAAAAGACACATTTCCATTATTGCCTGTGTtaatggacaataaagtttaaaatatttgcCTAGTGGAAAACTCAGATAAGTTAAATACAattacctcaaaactgtacCTCAGTAAAGCACTTGAATGTGTGCTTAGCTACATTCAATCAGTGTCCATCTGATCCTacataacaaaggcgacttccCAGACCTGATCAAAAGATTTTGACCTTTAAGACAACCTTTCACAGTCAGACCAAACAGTCCTGAAACAAACTACTTCAAGACATTAACAGTTAGCTGGAAAAATGTGTCGTAAAACACAAGTTACACATATTAACATAATTAGACACAATTAACAATTTCCCCCTGAAGTTGAACAACAGAGGCAGATTTTACAGTAATGTGAGGACAGCTGTAAACACCACATTCATTAAAAACTCACTCCAGTACTGCACTAAACAACTATTTTTAGAATATGTACTTCATTTCTTCCACTTAATCCTAGTAATACTTCAACTTCCTTGcatttcagagagaaatattgtactttttactccttCACATTTATGTTACAGGCGTAGCTACTAGATTTCAGAAGGAAATGTTttgctttatacatttatttgacagctagAGTTCCTAGTTCATtcacaaattaatattttacctttaaaacGGATGATCATCCGATAAAATATGATCGATAGATTTAGATTTGACTAATTAGCAGTACAAGTAAAGTGGCTTCACCTCAATCAACTAACAACAGTACTACTTACACATGAATGCCTCACTAAaccaataaaatattttataataatatctttttttccctgctcAACAAGTACTCTGCTTGCATATTGTGCATGCTGGGCTTTGACTGGTAATAcagtatttttgtgttattaCTACTTTAACTTCTTTCACCACTGTATATATTGACTTTAACGAGTACACACTCTATACATTGTGTATCTGATGACGAGTTTGAATTGAGGCATCACACCATGCACAGCAGTATGTGGACCCCTCCTCACCAGATGGAGTTCTTGATCCTGAGCTGCAAAGCGGTGGCCTCAGCGCCCTGCAGCCCGGCGGGGAGCAGGCCCGCCCCGCGGTCCGTCTGCAGCTGCTGGGGGTCGTCCTCCGCCATCACAGCGGGCCTCGGGACGGGACGGGACGGGTCCGGACGGGAGGTGTAGACGGGGTGTAGTGGCCCGGCAGGGTTAATCAACATGGACCGGAGGACGGTGCGATGCTAACGGGACAGCAGCAcgtcctgttgttgttgttgttgccacCCAGCTCTCCTGCGACATCTCTCGCTTCAAGTCCCTACACTTGGTGAGTTTAAGAGGCTCCGGAATAAAACTACGTGTGGCTGTCAAACGCGAAGTGATGCACGGAAATAAATAGAAGAGGGTGTAAACAGTGAACGGACATGTGGAAAACAACTAGCTCGTCCCTCCGGTGTGCTCTGCCCCTCACGGTGTGGGATTTCTCTGCATGTGCATGGTGAGTAGTAGCTGCTGGGTACACGCATGCGCACTGGCActccaaacattaaaaacaacatgtatGCAGAACAAACGTGATGAAATGTTTCTGCATTTAATCAaaccataaaacaaaaatggGAAAGTTATATAAACTTGTTATTTTAagtgaataaattaataatataataataataatgatatgtATATCTATTGTTACATATGATTGAATTGCCAAAAagagattatttaaaaatacatgactTCTAAATTAGGCCCACTTCTATAATCTCTGCATatgcaatatattttaatttcaaagtTTAGTTTCAGTCCATTCTCAGTCTATAGCCTATACACTGGAGgcttaaagtccccctccactcaaaaatatgtttgtcttcttgtgtcttctgttgaatgtttgagcttcactttgcagaatgatgtatgtgcagagatTGACACTAAAGGgcttttttgacatttatctgtgctcaccttaaatctgattGGGTTGGCCCgcaagtattatttgtgttatcATAACTAGTTTGGACCAAACAGGGTCCAATATTTAActtatacaagtgtgatgttgaaatgtgaaacttccagtgcacaaacactgatatTGGACTTTACAGTTAAGTAGGAGATATATTGTATCCAGCTGTTAAACTgttgaaactatatatttgcatattcataatgaagaagaagcagcagacatcattttaataattttaataaagtatttatctttttttattgttgttgttgaaaaccatatcagacacacattattgttccaagcaaagtattttaatacattttttttcacatcgCAGTTGTTATGTTACTTATGTTATGGTATACTGGACAAgatggctccaaactagttgtgatgtacTACTCACTAATAATACTTGCAGGCCCacccttaaaatcagatttaagatttaaaatcATGCACTCAGATGAAACTTtgatgagctcagagaaactttacactttcagcagatgaatgtgaaagcagccttctagtgtcaaaatCTGCACATAGaccattctgcacagtgaagctcaagcATCCAACTtgaggaacaagaagaaaaacatatttctgactAAAGGGGGACTCTTTTTTCTACTATGATAATTATACCCTGATGCTTGACATTGTGACCCATCCTGTCAAAGAGAGTTTACccatcaaaatgtttaaaatctacatttaGATTTTAACCAAATTATTTTAACTGACAATGTGTAATATTGTGTATGTAATATTTCACCATAGAAATACTACTGCACACAATTTCTAGAGAAAATGAAGAGGCCTGATGACCTGAGATCAGTCACATGTGTCTACTCTTAAAAGCAAACTGAAGCTTTCCTGTTTTCTCGGGCTTATGATTAGTTATCATTAGTATTAAGACATCattatttatcacttttttttaatcactagTTACTGCTTTTGTAACCTGCTGTAATACACACtgtattatgttttaaaaacgCGACCCTTCCTGTTTGTCCTCACATGGCCACCGTACTGTGAGCACACTGAACACGTTGCTATGCGACCAGAGCTGCGTCTCCTCCGTCAGTCACGATGGCTGAAAGAGGtctgaataaaaatgtacagtcCGTCGTCCTACAGGTTTGTACcgtcttttttatgtttctaaCCGGTTTCATCAGAGCTGTTAGTGTGATTCTAAAAGTTTAAACCTGATGATTTGGTTTTAGCAGGTGAAGTAGCTCACCTTAGTCAGCAAACTACAACTCAAGCTAATGTCTTCCTCCAACATTTGTACTGACGACACTTGTACACACTAACAAACATTAAGTTATATTAAAGCGTTTTGACTGTTTAGTTAACGTTACATCACAAATGATTAGATTGATGCAGGGAGCCAAACTTCCCTctttcattttgacttgttgGACTTTAATTTATGATGCTGTTTCgatgtttttaatttatgtttttaatactgtttttatgttgtttctaACTATGGTTTGGTTTGTtgtctgttttaaacattttggtaATCCGTCTTGGTTAATTAGGTTGCCAGCACTgtaattttcatgtttttttggattcattaatttaacttttaaaaacaaagtgatACGCTTAGAGATAGAAATTGCAAAACCATGTCATATATATTATTACTACACACACAATCAGTAAATCTGGTTTATACACCTTCTAGTTAATCAGACTTACCTGAATAGTGTTTGAGTTCAGGGGTTAGGGCCTTCTTTGTTCAGTCTggcatgtactgtatttttaatgctgtatttttgtatgattatattatatttatactataAGTCcactgctttgttttgtttagccCAAGAAACGCCCCTCTTCCAGCAGTAAGGCTCAAAAGTCTAAGAGGGCTGAAGAACGACCACAAGCAAAATCTGCCTCGGGTCCTACAAAGAAGCACATGGACGACCTTTTTGCTAAAGAAGAACAATATAAGTAAGACTACTTGTTCAAATATTGCTTTTATTCTGTTTGGATTCATAAGTATAAAGTCCTGCAGATTAGCCCTGATGATAAGATTCAACTTtcacattgtatttatttttgtgtgtagcATGTGTATTCTAAAGCAGTGAGTGACCTACATGGAATAATTCCTCTTTTTCCCTTGCCTGGGTCCAGACCTTTGAACCTGCCCCCTGCACTAAATTGAGTTCGCTTGATATCAGGCAATTTTACAATGATCGGACTCTTTTCGTTTTAGTTCATTTGTTCATCAAATCCGGCGTTCTTTTGTAGACGTACAGACAACAATCATTGTTGACTTTACCGTtatttaccattaaaaaaattacCATACCATAATACTTCAATCAGGAAAGTCAATATTCCACAATTTGAGAAAAGGGATTTTCCGTCTATCACTGACACCTCAGGGCACTGAATAGTGATATACAGGTAAAACTGCTATTTCTTACAGTGCTGCAGcaagcaaaaaaacatgttaacatgaaaactattcttattattttgtttattctcAGACTCCTAAATGCTGAGCTGGAAGCCAAAACAGCAGATCTAGTGAGACAAACAGATCAACTAATGGTAAGTtattaacatgtatttattgttttgttaaaatgagTGTGTAAACCTACCAAAATATTAGTACTAATAAGATTGCTTGTCAACTGTGAATCTATGAGCATCAGAAAACTGATGAGCGGGGGGAAGTTGTCTTGATTTATTGGTAGATTTGCTTTAAACCTGAAAGAGGCTCTTGGTGTTTGTTGGATTTTAGAGAGAACAGAGTGAAGTTTTGTCAAAACCCCTCTCCACCCTGCTGCTCACAGATATTGAGGATGAAGAGGCTTCCAGGTAAGAAGTATTTTATGTTCAGATCTTTAAAACACTTCACAGATCTACACTActtatctctctgtgtgtgtctctctcattCCCCTGCAGGATGATAAAGCCTCAGCAGTGCACTGTGCAGGAGCCTCGTGTGAAGGTATCAGCTCAGAGTAtttagtttgtgtgtatttctgagACCTGCCGACATTTTACTCCACAGATGAACTACATTACATAGTTTGTCAATGCTGTAAGTCCTAATTACAGTATTCTGTCTCTATCTGCCATCTCTTTTTTTAGGTGTTGACTAAAAAGAGGGTCACCTCAGCATCAcaaaacactggaaaaaaaggaaaagagccTCACAGCAAAACTGCGTGAGTTTGATTTGAtacctttttaaaaccacataaaaccatttttattcattagtaAATAATGTGtaggttttgtgttttgtaaaatatatacCGCATTAAAATTTCTCGCAAAGCACCTTAAAGTCTTCACATCGTTTCCTTGATTCAGAACTGCAAAGGTGCCACTTGTAGATGATTTAACAGCCATAGAAGAAACTGATGACTCTTTCCTGGCCAAGACGATTCGTAGCATGGAGGAGAAGATGAACGACCCCGTCCTTCATGAAAATGCTGTGGATGATGTGTCGAATGCTGGCGACACCATAGGATCAGGTAATTTATGTCACTGCAAAAAGTAAAGGCCGGTTTTAtacagaaataatgaaaaataatatatatatatatatatatatatatatatatatatatatatatatatatatatgcaaatgctGCAGATATttatagaaaatgtaattttgtccCTCCAAATAATCATGTGCTCAGTGAAGACGTTTTTCCACTGTCATACAATCTGTATTCATTCTTACTGATCCTGATGGAAACTGATTAGTTCTGAATGTATTTTAAgacagtaaatgtttgtgttactCTTGTGAAATTAGTTACATTTCCTAATAAAGAGGACCAGTGTGTTACAGTGGGATCTGAAACTCTTGACACCCAAACTAGATTTAAATTGGTCCTTTCCCATTAAATAAATCCATCAGAGTTGTGATCATGAGTTTTTTGGTGAGAGACTCATAAATCTGATTATGTGCACTCTTCTGTTTTGTTAAAGGCATTTCAGATGCTCAAATACGAGTTCTGAAGGCAAAACTGCGGATTATGCAAGAGGAGCTGGATCAACTATCATGTGAATATTATAAGAAGGTATTTTAAAAAGATCTCTCACTGCCCGCTGATCAGCAGAGGGGGACAGAGCTACAGCTGAGCAGCCACACAGTAATACAACAGAAAgtggaaacatgtttttatttttttaaataaccatCGTGCTCCCAGTCTTGATTTTTCAAGAGCTCCACAACCAGGGTGCGACAGTTGATTTGTGAAATTATGGGGATCTCTAAAATCTCGCCAGTACGCTATGTTTGccatgcatttctatttttctgtgcaTAAAATTAGGCTTGATGATGTATGATGTATTATTGATGTATGATTCATGCATGAGGGTGATTCATCACTAATTCACTTAAACTGTTATAAAAATATCGCCATGTATGCTATTCTTGCCATCACCACTTAAGCATGGCGGCAGCATATCATAAACTTTACTTGCTTTAGCTCAAAGATCAGaaaccccccaacccccaccatctcagtaaaaaaaaaagtgagcagtgcatttctatttttctgtcttcatcatcatggaTCATGTGTAAAATTAGACTATTATTGATGTATGATTCATGCATGAGGGTGATGCCATCCTCAAAGCAAGGCGGCAGAGTGTCATAAACTCAACTTGCTTTTGTTCAAGCCATGGCATAGTCGCCCCCTACCTCAACACACCAAAATATAAAGCCAAGGAAAGATTAAACATTggttgtatttaatttaatgttttaatagaTTACTTTGACCTCAAACATCGAAGACCTTTTTATACATAatattttgtttctgctgttgcaGGATGATGAAAACACCAAGCTTAGTGCAAAAATGAAGGAGCTTGAGGAGGATCGAGCCAGGCTGCAGAAGACAACAAGCATTCAGCAAACACAGATCGAGAAGCACCGAGCATTAGCAGAGGAGTCTGCCAAAAAGTGTGACGGCCTTCAGGTGCAAGTGTCTGTGTTACAAAAGGTTTGTGTCAGTTACAAAAGACTGAAAAACTGGTGTGAATATTTTTATAGACACCAATTTCCTCATGTGTGCTGCTCAAGTGTGGTGACCTCCTGTTTGTGCTCCGTCTAGGAAATAGAAAATCTGAATAGATCCAACAAACAAGCGGCAGCCGTCCACAGCACTGCAGAGGTTCGTCTGACTAGGGCTCAGGAGGAAGTCGAAAGGTTAAAGACTCAACTGAACAAAATGAAACTGACAAACAAGGTGAGCTGGTTAAGTTATTCATATTAGGTTTTATTTCAAGTTCATGTTGAAAAAAACCCGCATAAACCGTTTCTGTCTGATAAATTAACTATTCTTTCGAGACTAGGGTTTATTTACAGATGCTCATATTAGTCTTTTtgtgaattattttaaaaaaacatttagtaaaaaGTGTTTCATCTGAACTGAAGGTGCTGTATAGTATGTAAAATAGGTCATCTCTATATTGAGCCATGCCAgcaaagtttttgttttgtttttattgtgatatCATTTTCtgttacaaaaacattttacatcaaGAGGTGCTCGACTTCACTCGCACAGAATTTAACTGCAAGCAAATCCTGTTCAATCAAAATAGAAACCAGATTACATTAAATATAACttctcactttaaaaaatgtagactTGCATTGGCTGTGACACAAAtcactttcttttattttactatttgaaatatttgcCGTAATTTATGCCTCTATAGCTGCCCTGTAAAATTACCACCAAAGGGTACATAATAATTCAAACTAATTGTCGTATTTCACAGAAGAACTGTCATGTGACTACACCCAGCAGTGTTGATTAAAAATGGTTATGATTCATTCGTTTCCAAAATACCAATTTACTGCTCActgtaaagtacatttttgagTGTCATAAGGAGCAGCGAACGAGGAAACGGGTGATTCTGGACTCAAccaagtaaaacaaacaaatcaacacGTTTATGATTAAAATTCTAAAAACAAGACTGGTTCCTCACAGTATTTTATCTACATCTGATTTCTAGGAAGACATAAATGATTTCTTTGCTCTGCTTGTTGGTGTCATAGCTTTAACATGTGATGTTACAGGGTTCATGTGAGGTAGGAAATCATGGGTTTATAGATCTAAGATAAAAAACGACTGAAGTAAGATCACATTGTAACCTATGTAAAGTAAAAAGAGTGCTTTTAACATGTCAACATGTTGTGTAATTCTAACTGGTTTGCGCCTGAGACCTCAGGTTGCACAAATGTGAGGTTTTGCTTAACTTACTAATTTAAGTCTTCTGTTCAATTCATTAAGGACAAGTTAACCGAGGAACATCAGAGTAAAGAAAATGTACTCGctgaaaacaaaatgctaaaaaaacaaaaggcagaaCTCATCGTGGGTTTCAAGAAACAGCTCAAGCTCATTGACATTCTCAAAAGACAAAAGGTAAGTTTCTGTATTGTACCCTGTTAAAAGTTGAATttcaaaaaaatctgtttttattctgtgtctTCTTTTTGTGCAGATGCATTTTGAAGCTGCCAAGCTGCTGTCATTTA
This genomic interval carries:
- the tex9 gene encoding testis-expressed protein 9; translation: MAERGLNKNVQSVVLQPKKRPSSSSKAQKSKRAEERPQAKSASGPTKKHMDDLFAKEEQYKLLNAELEAKTADLVRQTDQLMREQSEVLSKPLSTLLLTDIEDEEASRMIKPQQCTVQEPRVKVLTKKRVTSASQNTGKKGKEPHSKTATAKVPLVDDLTAIEETDDSFLAKTIRSMEEKMNDPVLHENAVDDVSNAGDTIGSGISDAQIRVLKAKLRIMQEELDQLSCEYYKKDDENTKLSAKMKELEEDRARLQKTTSIQQTQIEKHRALAEESAKKCDGLQVQVSVLQKEIENLNRSNKQAAAVHSTAEVRLTRAQEEVERLKTQLNKMKLTNKDKLTEEHQSKENVLAENKMLKKQKAELIVGFKKQLKLIDILKRQKMHFEAAKLLSFTEDEFMKALDWGKS